In one window of Posidoniimonas corsicana DNA:
- the rpsJ gene encoding 30S ribosomal protein S10, with protein MASSQEVIRIRMEAYDHAALDQSAAEIVDTAKRTNSVVHGPIPLPTRIERYTVLRGPHVDKKSRQQFEIRTHKRLIDIVQATAKTIEALNKLSLPAGVDIKIKATTS; from the coding sequence GTGGCATCGAGTCAAGAAGTAATCCGGATCCGAATGGAAGCCTATGATCACGCGGCTCTCGACCAGAGCGCCGCCGAGATCGTGGATACGGCCAAGCGGACGAACTCCGTTGTTCATGGGCCTATCCCGCTGCCGACGCGGATCGAGCGTTACACGGTCCTCCGCGGACCGCACGTGGACAAGAAGTCACGCCAACAGTTCGAGATCCGTACGCACAAGCGTCTGATCGACATCGTGCAGGCGACCGCCAAGACGATCGAGGCTCTCAACAAGCTGAGCCTCCCGGCTGGCGTCGATATCAAGATCAAGGCGACCACCTCCTAG
- a CDS encoding PEP-CTERM sorting domain-containing protein — MKMSLFRSLCAAALLLVAGQANADHLSLIITGAFDGPLPGGIPKVVELYAAEDIPDLSRWAVGAANNGGGSDGFESVLAGSASAGDFMYIVSGTAEFASYFAGEIPAGSLVFDTADGTSGGAASINGDDALEVFFDSADDGTFATVGDTFGELDVDGTGQPWDYLDGWAYRKSGTAAVAGTFVLDDWTYSGVDANDGKTTNVAPNAFPIGTYNPVPEPASAALALLGVAAIGLRRRNG, encoded by the coding sequence ATGAAGATGTCCCTGTTCCGGTCGCTCTGCGCGGCCGCCCTCCTGCTGGTTGCTGGCCAAGCAAACGCAGACCACCTCAGCCTCATCATCACCGGCGCGTTCGATGGGCCCCTCCCTGGTGGCATCCCAAAGGTTGTTGAACTCTACGCCGCAGAAGACATCCCCGACCTCAGCCGGTGGGCAGTGGGCGCCGCGAACAACGGCGGAGGAAGCGACGGATTTGAATCCGTGCTTGCCGGTTCCGCGTCTGCTGGAGATTTCATGTACATTGTCTCGGGCACCGCAGAATTCGCCTCTTACTTCGCAGGCGAGATCCCCGCAGGGTCGCTCGTGTTCGACACCGCTGACGGGACGAGCGGAGGCGCTGCGTCAATCAATGGCGACGACGCCCTTGAGGTGTTCTTCGACTCGGCCGACGACGGTACCTTCGCGACCGTAGGCGACACCTTCGGCGAACTGGATGTCGACGGCACAGGGCAGCCTTGGGACTACCTTGATGGCTGGGCCTACCGCAAGTCTGGCACTGCAGCGGTCGCTGGCACCTTCGTCCTGGACGACTGGACCTACAGCGGCGTTGACGCCAATGACGGGAAGACGACGAACGTCGCGCCAAACGCCTTCCCAATCGGAACCTACAACCCGGTCCCCGAGCCCGCCTCGGCCGCCCTCGCCCTGCTGGGCGTGGCCGCGATCGGCCTGCGTCGCCGCAACGGCTAA
- a CDS encoding outer membrane protein assembly factor BamB family protein: protein MGLASEAQWPQFRGPDGQGNVAGTRAPYSWGEDDGVRWKTALRGEGWSSPVVLGDQIWVTAAEKEGPEAPGEQGTVSVDKVKLWAICISRQSGEVTREIPLFEIDDPERIHSQNSYASPTPCVAGELVICHFGRNGTVCIDSASGEVVWSKAFVIDHYVGAGSSPIVCGGQLILVCDGADRQFVVALNPQTGDEVWRQDRPPIRASNPDMRKSFCTPLALVHQGQALVVAPGAQWGVAYRPEDGSEVWRYDHGSGFSLVPCPVSDGESVFYCTGFAGDAVLALPLSGEGELEESAARWRHKRQAPHQPSPVLHAGRLLMVSDTGIAQCLEVESGEVLWKKRLGGNYAASLLRVNDRYYLFSKEGVATCLNADGEVLLENRLDGRFHATPAIVDDEWIIRTNTHLYAIGAYERI from the coding sequence GTGGGGCTCGCTTCGGAGGCCCAGTGGCCGCAGTTCCGCGGCCCCGATGGCCAGGGGAACGTGGCCGGGACGCGGGCCCCCTACTCCTGGGGTGAGGACGACGGGGTCCGGTGGAAGACCGCACTACGCGGCGAGGGCTGGTCCTCTCCGGTGGTGCTGGGCGATCAGATCTGGGTCACGGCGGCGGAGAAGGAGGGCCCGGAGGCGCCGGGCGAGCAGGGGACCGTCAGCGTCGACAAGGTTAAGCTGTGGGCCATCTGTATCTCGCGGCAGAGCGGCGAGGTGACCCGCGAGATCCCCCTGTTCGAGATCGACGATCCCGAACGGATCCACTCCCAGAACAGCTACGCCTCGCCGACGCCCTGCGTTGCCGGCGAGTTGGTGATCTGCCACTTCGGCCGGAACGGGACGGTGTGCATCGACTCCGCCAGCGGCGAGGTTGTGTGGAGCAAGGCGTTTGTCATCGACCACTACGTCGGTGCCGGGAGTTCGCCGATCGTCTGCGGTGGTCAGCTCATCTTAGTGTGCGACGGCGCCGATCGGCAGTTCGTCGTGGCCCTCAACCCGCAGACCGGCGACGAAGTTTGGCGCCAGGACCGGCCGCCAATCCGCGCGTCGAACCCGGACATGCGGAAGTCGTTCTGCACGCCCTTGGCGCTGGTGCACCAGGGTCAGGCGTTGGTGGTGGCCCCCGGCGCCCAGTGGGGCGTGGCCTACCGCCCGGAGGACGGCAGTGAGGTCTGGCGATACGACCACGGCTCTGGCTTCTCGCTGGTTCCCTGCCCGGTGAGCGACGGCGAGTCGGTCTTCTACTGCACCGGGTTCGCAGGCGATGCGGTGCTAGCATTGCCACTGTCGGGAGAAGGTGAGCTGGAAGAGTCGGCGGCTCGGTGGCGCCACAAGCGGCAGGCGCCGCATCAGCCGTCGCCCGTGCTGCACGCCGGCCGGCTTCTGATGGTCAGCGACACCGGCATCGCCCAGTGCCTGGAAGTGGAAAGCGGGGAGGTGCTGTGGAAGAAGCGTCTCGGCGGCAACTACGCCGCGTCGCTCCTGCGTGTCAACGACCGCTACTACCTCTTCAGCAAAGAGGGCGTGGCCACCTGCCTGAACGCCGATGGAGAGGTTCTGTTGGAGAACCGTTTGGACGGCCGGTTCCACGCCACGCCGGCCATCGTCGACGACGAGTGGATCATCCGCACCAACACGCACCTCTACGCCATCGGCGCCTACGAGCGGATCTAG
- the secE gene encoding preprotein translocase subunit SecE — protein MTAYLHQLFSFGFYKRTQGKVARQTTFYAIAVAVAIGAYSLMNWMQANGSDNAEKLAVPVSVTLFALGVWAAFRLIQLPSFADFLISVEAEMNKVTWPKRGELWRASVVVILTIFVLAALLYLYDLVWRNLLDLLLSIGG, from the coding sequence GTGACCGCATACCTTCATCAGCTGTTCTCGTTCGGGTTCTACAAGCGGACGCAGGGGAAAGTCGCCCGTCAGACGACCTTCTACGCGATCGCTGTGGCGGTGGCTATCGGCGCCTACTCGCTGATGAACTGGATGCAGGCCAACGGCTCGGACAACGCGGAGAAGCTGGCGGTGCCCGTTTCGGTGACGCTCTTCGCCCTCGGCGTGTGGGCCGCGTTCCGGCTGATCCAGCTGCCGTCGTTCGCCGACTTTTTGATCTCCGTCGAGGCGGAGATGAACAAGGTCACCTGGCCGAAGCGGGGCGAGCTGTGGCGGGCGTCGGTGGTGGTGATCCTGACCATCTTCGTGCTCGCCGCGCTGCTGTACCTGTACGACCTGGTCTGGCGGAACCTGTTGGATTTGTTGCTGTCGATTGGCGGCTAG
- the rplW gene encoding 50S ribosomal protein L23 — protein sequence MPRHIPQKTSLTLEPHQVILRPLVTEKGVHRSSRNNAYSFEVSRLATKEDIRRAVESLFDVKVEKVATQNRKGKLRRTKFRYGRTSDWKKAIVTLNEEHRIDFF from the coding sequence ATGCCACGGCACATCCCACAGAAGACGTCGCTCACGCTCGAGCCGCACCAGGTCATCCTGCGTCCGCTGGTCACCGAGAAGGGCGTGCACCGCTCCAGCCGCAACAACGCCTACTCGTTCGAGGTGAGCCGGCTAGCGACCAAGGAGGACATCCGTCGGGCGGTCGAGTCGCTGTTCGACGTGAAGGTCGAAAAGGTCGCGACCCAGAACCGCAAGGGCAAGCTGCGTCGCACCAAGTTCCGCTACGGCCGCACGAGCGACTGGAAGAAGGCTATTGTCACGCTCAACGAAGAGCACCGCATCGACTTCTTCTAG
- the rplD gene encoding 50S ribosomal protein L4 has protein sequence MPKLTVHDRKGNKVGTLNVEAEDFASSINKQLLHDAVVMYQANQRQGSHKTKSRGEVAGTTKKMYRQKGTGNARAGSRRSGVRRGGGHIFAIKPRDYSYRLPRKALQLATRMAFASKVQDDELVVIDDLKFDAPKTKDMAQVIKNLGCDGSSLLVTTAEHDVNVYKSARNIAKVSVSRASDLNALNLLSSRRVLITKAAIEALKAKAGGNGSSASTSDGEE, from the coding sequence ATGCCAAAACTCACTGTCCACGATCGCAAGGGCAACAAGGTCGGCACCTTGAACGTCGAGGCCGAAGACTTTGCGTCCAGCATCAACAAGCAGCTGCTGCACGACGCCGTGGTGATGTACCAGGCCAACCAGCGGCAGGGCTCGCACAAGACCAAGTCCCGCGGCGAGGTCGCCGGCACGACCAAGAAGATGTACCGCCAGAAGGGCACGGGCAACGCCCGCGCCGGCAGCCGCCGCAGCGGCGTGCGTCGTGGCGGCGGGCACATCTTCGCGATCAAGCCCCGCGACTACTCGTACCGGCTGCCCCGCAAGGCGCTGCAGCTCGCCACGCGCATGGCCTTCGCTTCGAAGGTGCAGGACGACGAGCTGGTGGTGATCGACGACCTGAAGTTCGACGCCCCCAAGACCAAGGACATGGCCCAGGTCATCAAGAACCTGGGCTGCGACGGCAGCTCGCTGCTGGTCACCACCGCCGAGCACGACGTCAACGTCTACAAGAGCGCCCGGAACATCGCCAAGGTGAGCGTCTCCCGCGCCAGCGACCTCAACGCCCTGAACCTACTCTCGTCCCGCCGGGTGCTGATCACCAAGGCGGCCATCGAGGCCCTCAAGGCCAAGGCCGGCGGGAATGGTTCGTCCGCGAGCACGTCCGACGGAGAGGAATAA
- a CDS encoding polysaccharide deacetylase family protein encodes MSRWIPVGPGLGFWGVELLTQAALVASLAGLGAAGPRWARLANAAGAYALGVPLLATFPPAWLLGLLNSPSTPFYADPSGGPTVALTIDDSVDPTSTPAILDVLANHDVQATFFVLSDSIDGNEALLADIVAAGHEIANHQTADVRGWRMSPAEFSEDIRVSGERLRRFGEVRWLRPGGGFYDGAMVAAAETHGGRLVLGSVFPLDSHIASSRFLANYLLARTHPGDIIVLHDGPSRGLRTAEALEQALPKLKQKGLRFVTLTGLLGAPRSHLSDR; translated from the coding sequence GTGTCGCGGTGGATACCGGTGGGGCCCGGGCTCGGATTCTGGGGCGTCGAATTGCTGACGCAGGCTGCGTTAGTAGCTTCTCTGGCTGGCCTGGGCGCGGCGGGGCCGCGATGGGCCCGCCTGGCAAATGCCGCGGGGGCCTACGCCCTGGGCGTCCCGCTGCTGGCGACCTTCCCGCCCGCATGGCTGCTCGGGCTGCTCAACTCCCCCAGCACGCCCTTCTACGCCGACCCCTCAGGCGGCCCGACCGTTGCCCTGACGATCGACGACTCGGTCGACCCTACCTCCACCCCCGCCATCCTCGATGTACTGGCGAACCACGATGTTCAAGCCACGTTCTTCGTTTTATCGGACTCGATCGACGGCAACGAGGCGTTGCTAGCCGACATCGTGGCCGCGGGCCACGAGATCGCAAACCACCAGACCGCCGACGTACGCGGCTGGCGGATGAGCCCAGCAGAGTTCAGCGAAGACATCCGCGTGTCCGGCGAGCGGCTGCGTCGTTTCGGCGAGGTCCGCTGGCTCCGACCGGGCGGCGGATTCTACGACGGAGCGATGGTGGCGGCCGCCGAGACTCACGGGGGCCGGCTGGTGTTGGGGTCCGTGTTCCCGCTGGACTCACACATCGCGTCGAGCCGATTCTTGGCCAACTACCTGCTGGCCCGCACCCACCCTGGGGACATCATCGTGCTGCACGACGGCCCATCGCGGGGCCTCCGCACCGCCGAGGCACTCGAACAAGCGCTGCCAAAGCTCAAACAGAAGGGCCTGCGGTTCGTGACGCTCACCGGGTTGCTTGGCGCCCCGCGGTCTCACCTCTCCGACCGCTAG
- the tuf gene encoding elongation factor Tu produces MAKDTFERTKPHVNVGTIGHIDHGKTTTTGAILAVQSEKGLAKFKSYADIAKGGTVRDETKTVTIAAAHVEYETANRHYAHIDCPGHADFIKNMITGAAQMDGAILVVSAPDGPMPQTREHILLARQVGVPKIVVYLNKCDLVDDEELLELVELEVRELLTANGFPGDDVPVIHGNSKAAIENPGDAASAKCIDELMEAIDTYIPEPEREIDKPFMMAIEDVFSIEGRGTVATGRIERGTVKVGEEVEIVGLADAPTKTTCTGVEAFNKTMDQGQAGENVGCLLRGVKREEIQRGQVLAKPGSITPHTKFEGEVYVLSKEEGGRHTPFFSGYRPQFYFRTTDVTGTANLMGDAEMCMPGDNTKISVELSKPIAMDDGVRFAIREGGKTVGSGVVTKIVE; encoded by the coding sequence ATGGCCAAGGACACCTTCGAGCGTACCAAGCCGCACGTGAACGTCGGCACTATCGGTCACATTGACCACGGCAAGACCACCACCACTGGCGCGATCCTCGCCGTGCAGTCGGAGAAGGGGCTCGCTAAGTTCAAGTCCTACGCGGACATCGCCAAGGGTGGCACCGTGCGTGACGAGACCAAGACCGTCACGATCGCGGCGGCTCACGTCGAGTACGAGACCGCCAATCGTCACTACGCTCACATCGACTGTCCGGGCCACGCGGACTTCATCAAGAACATGATCACCGGCGCCGCCCAGATGGACGGCGCGATCCTGGTGGTCTCCGCCCCGGACGGCCCGATGCCGCAGACCCGCGAGCACATCCTGCTCGCCCGCCAGGTTGGCGTGCCCAAGATCGTGGTCTACCTCAACAAGTGCGACCTGGTCGACGACGAGGAGCTGCTGGAGCTGGTTGAGCTGGAGGTCCGCGAGCTGCTGACCGCCAACGGCTTCCCCGGCGACGACGTGCCCGTGATCCACGGCAACTCGAAGGCCGCCATCGAGAACCCGGGCGACGCCGCCTCGGCCAAGTGCATTGACGAGCTGATGGAGGCCATCGACACCTACATCCCCGAGCCCGAGCGCGAGATCGACAAGCCGTTCATGATGGCTATCGAGGACGTGTTCTCGATCGAGGGTCGTGGCACCGTGGCCACCGGCCGTATCGAGCGCGGCACCGTCAAGGTGGGCGAGGAAGTGGAGATCGTTGGTCTCGCCGACGCCCCCACCAAGACAACCTGCACCGGTGTCGAGGCGTTCAACAAGACGATGGACCAGGGGCAGGCCGGCGAGAACGTCGGTTGCCTGCTGCGTGGCGTCAAGCGTGAAGAGATCCAGCGTGGCCAGGTGCTGGCCAAGCCGGGCAGCATCACGCCGCACACCAAGTTCGAGGGCGAGGTCTACGTCCTGAGCAAGGAAGAGGGCGGCCGCCACACGCCGTTCTTCAGCGGCTACCGCCCGCAGTTCTACTTCCGCACGACGGACGTCACCGGCACGGCCAACCTGATGGGCGACGCCGAGATGTGCATGCCCGGCGACAACACCAAGATCAGCGTCGAGCTGTCCAAGCCGATCGCCATGGACGACGGCGTCCGCTTCGCAATCCGCGAGGGCGGCAAGACGGTCGGTTCCGGTGTTGTGACCAAGATCGTCGAGTAG
- the rplC gene encoding 50S ribosomal protein L3, with product MTQVFDEAGSAVPVTVLQAGPCSVLQVRTPERDGYEAVQLGYLDKPRRLARRSERGHVAKLDSKRSKKRSAAGVEAVAKAGCEPKRWVREFRGSPDGLEVGGEVTVEKFAEIDRVDVTSTSKGRGFSGAMKRHNFSGQRATHGVKKCHRHLGGTGCSAYPSRLFKGVRMPGQYGNARCTIRNQKVVSVDAENNLIVIRGAVPGPNGAYVAIRKTNTL from the coding sequence ATGACCCAGGTATTCGACGAGGCGGGGTCGGCTGTGCCGGTCACCGTGCTCCAGGCCGGCCCCTGCAGCGTGCTGCAGGTCCGCACGCCCGAGCGGGACGGCTACGAAGCCGTGCAGCTGGGCTACCTCGATAAGCCCCGTCGTCTCGCCCGCCGCAGCGAGCGAGGTCACGTCGCGAAGCTAGACAGCAAGCGTTCCAAGAAGCGGTCGGCCGCGGGCGTCGAAGCGGTCGCCAAGGCCGGCTGCGAGCCGAAGCGGTGGGTCCGCGAGTTCCGCGGCAGCCCCGACGGTCTGGAAGTCGGCGGCGAGGTCACCGTCGAGAAGTTCGCCGAGATCGACCGCGTGGACGTCACGTCCACCAGCAAGGGCCGCGGCTTCTCCGGCGCCATGAAGCGCCACAACTTCTCCGGCCAGCGCGCCACGCACGGCGTTAAGAAGTGCCACCGCCACCTCGGCGGCACCGGCTGCAGCGCCTACCCGAGCCGCTTGTTCAAGGGCGTGCGGATGCCGGGTCAGTACGGCAACGCCCGCTGCACCATCCGCAACCAGAAGGTGGTGAGCGTCGACGCCGAGAACAACCTGATTGTCATCCGTGGCGCCGTCCCCGGCCCGAATGGCGCGTACGTCGCGATCCGCAAGACCAACACACTCTAG
- a CDS encoding DUF1579 domain-containing protein — translation MILRTFGLSVVVFTSWVAGAAFAQGLPQPGKEHELLKKEVGEWTAEATVWIAPGVEPMKSTGAESNKMLGGFWLLSDFKGEFGGVPFTGRGQLGFEPETGKYVTTWVDSMVPSLFVARGDYDAKSRTLTLLGDGVDMNTGAKKQYKAVSRYVDDDHKVFTMFEAEPGSDDWRKSMEMRYTRKD, via the coding sequence ATGATTCTACGAACGTTTGGTCTTTCGGTGGTTGTGTTCACGTCTTGGGTTGCGGGGGCGGCTTTCGCTCAGGGGCTGCCTCAGCCCGGTAAGGAGCACGAGTTGCTGAAGAAGGAGGTCGGGGAGTGGACCGCGGAGGCCACTGTCTGGATTGCGCCGGGCGTGGAGCCAATGAAGTCCACCGGCGCCGAGAGCAACAAGATGCTCGGCGGCTTTTGGCTGCTGAGCGACTTCAAGGGCGAATTCGGCGGCGTGCCCTTCACCGGACGCGGTCAGCTGGGCTTCGAGCCCGAAACGGGCAAGTATGTCACCACTTGGGTCGACTCGATGGTCCCCAGCCTGTTTGTTGCCCGCGGAGACTACGACGCCAAGTCCCGCACCCTGACGCTGCTCGGCGATGGGGTCGACATGAACACGGGCGCCAAGAAGCAGTACAAAGCGGTGTCCCGCTATGTGGATGACGACCACAAGGTTTTCACCATGTTCGAGGCCGAACCCGGCTCGGACGATTGGCGGAAGAGCATGGAGATGCGGTACACGCGGAAAGACTAG
- a CDS encoding vitamin B12-dependent ribonucleotide reductase: MATAHAGVSTPPETSASSQRAAEKAFHGRLKIDTEFCPTDADSPFDTVEWQTRTSQIKGEDGEVLFEQDNCRVPTFWSQLATNVICSKYFYGEVGTPEREHSVEQLVHRVTRTITDWGLEDGYFASKEDGERFYRDLSWLCLHQHGAFNSPVWFNVGLFNQYGIKGDKCNWRWDPQVDDVVQPENPYEFPQGSACFIQHVEDNMESIMHLAQSEAMLFKFGSGTGTDLSTLRSKREKLSGGGTPSGPLSFMRVYDQVAAVVKSGGKTRRAAKMQSIKVWHPDVMEFIECKWREEQKAQTLIASGKYESNFNGEAYSSVMFQNANLSVRLTDDFMTAFEKDEPWTTRFVTDNRVDGPTYPAREVMDRMAECAWHCGDPGVQYDTTINRWHTCPNSGRINASNPCSEYMFLDDTACNLASINLMKFRQQDGSFDCRRFQAACRLFFIAQEILVDHASYPTAEIARNSHLFRPLGLGYSNLGSLLMSGGKPYDSEIGRGTCGAITSLMHGMANLTSAELAEAVGPFDRYEENSEPMLRVMQMHRQAVDQIDPSCPDYLVQSARMTWDRVNAAGAAHGFRNAQATVLAPTGTISFMMDCDTTGIEPDIALVKYKQLAGGGMLKIINRTVPLALQTLGYDQPTIDAIVAYIEEMDTIEGAPGLKDEHLPVFDCAFTPAGGTRSIPWRAHVTMMAAAQPFLSGAISKTVNMPRDTTPEEIAMAYHDGWKLGLKALAIYRDGSKDSQPLNTKKDSGKAQEEENATPKPRRERLPDTRDSKTHKFSVAGHEGYITVGMFEDGRPGELFITMAKEGSTIGGLMDAFGTSVSMSLQYGVPLEDYVRKFSHMRFEPQGHTKNPDIRIAKSLIDYIFRWLGIQFLPGYKEAQLGLAPGDSGKGEGSSSEGETSEIKPSATKAAGRNDRQEATAGAGGGESAAAGAASAPRNGATNGHANGVGYEVNTALLERAGATMGKSANRNEQFATFQVDAPSCDNCGSITVRNGNCYLCHNCGNSMGCS; the protein is encoded by the coding sequence ATGGCTACTGCTCACGCCGGCGTGTCGACGCCCCCCGAAACCTCCGCGTCTTCCCAGCGGGCCGCCGAGAAGGCCTTCCACGGACGCCTGAAGATAGACACCGAGTTCTGCCCCACCGACGCGGACAGCCCGTTCGACACGGTCGAGTGGCAGACCCGCACCAGCCAGATCAAGGGCGAAGACGGCGAGGTTCTGTTCGAGCAGGACAACTGCCGCGTGCCGACCTTCTGGAGCCAGCTCGCCACCAACGTCATCTGCAGCAAGTACTTCTACGGCGAGGTGGGCACCCCCGAGCGTGAGCACAGCGTCGAGCAGCTGGTGCACCGCGTTACGCGCACCATCACCGACTGGGGCCTGGAGGATGGGTACTTCGCCAGCAAGGAAGACGGCGAGCGGTTCTACCGCGACCTGTCGTGGCTCTGCCTGCACCAGCACGGCGCCTTCAACTCGCCGGTGTGGTTCAACGTCGGCCTCTTCAACCAGTACGGCATCAAGGGCGACAAGTGCAACTGGCGGTGGGACCCGCAGGTCGACGACGTGGTCCAGCCCGAGAACCCGTACGAGTTCCCCCAGGGCTCGGCCTGCTTCATCCAGCACGTCGAAGACAACATGGAGAGCATCATGCACCTCGCCCAGAGCGAGGCCATGCTCTTCAAGTTCGGCAGCGGCACCGGCACCGACCTGTCGACGCTCCGCAGCAAGCGGGAGAAGCTTTCCGGCGGCGGCACCCCCTCCGGCCCGCTCAGCTTCATGCGGGTTTACGACCAGGTGGCCGCGGTGGTGAAGTCGGGCGGCAAGACCCGCCGGGCCGCCAAGATGCAGTCGATCAAGGTCTGGCACCCGGACGTGATGGAGTTCATCGAGTGCAAGTGGCGTGAGGAGCAGAAGGCCCAGACCCTGATCGCCAGCGGCAAGTACGAGTCGAACTTCAACGGCGAGGCCTACAGCTCGGTCATGTTCCAGAACGCGAACCTGAGCGTCCGCCTGACGGACGACTTCATGACCGCGTTCGAGAAGGACGAGCCGTGGACCACCCGCTTCGTGACCGACAACCGCGTCGACGGCCCCACCTACCCGGCCCGCGAGGTGATGGACCGGATGGCCGAGTGCGCGTGGCACTGCGGCGACCCCGGCGTGCAGTACGACACCACCATAAACCGGTGGCACACGTGCCCCAACAGCGGCCGGATCAACGCGTCCAACCCGTGCAGCGAGTACATGTTCCTCGACGACACGGCCTGCAACCTGGCGAGCATCAACCTGATGAAGTTCCGCCAGCAGGACGGCTCGTTCGATTGCCGCCGGTTCCAGGCGGCGTGCCGGCTGTTCTTCATCGCGCAGGAGATCCTGGTCGACCACGCCAGCTACCCCACGGCCGAGATCGCCCGCAACAGCCACCTGTTCCGCCCGCTGGGCCTGGGCTACTCCAACCTGGGCAGCCTGCTGATGTCCGGCGGCAAGCCGTACGACTCGGAGATCGGACGCGGCACCTGCGGGGCAATCACCTCGCTGATGCACGGCATGGCCAACCTGACCAGCGCCGAGCTGGCCGAGGCGGTCGGCCCGTTTGACCGCTACGAGGAGAACTCCGAGCCGATGCTGCGGGTGATGCAGATGCACCGCCAGGCGGTCGACCAGATCGACCCCTCGTGCCCCGACTACCTGGTGCAGTCGGCCCGCATGACCTGGGACCGCGTCAACGCCGCCGGCGCCGCCCACGGCTTCCGCAACGCCCAGGCCACGGTGCTGGCGCCGACCGGGACCATCAGCTTCATGATGGACTGCGACACCACCGGCATCGAGCCGGATATCGCCCTGGTCAAGTACAAGCAGCTGGCCGGCGGCGGCATGCTGAAGATCATCAACCGCACCGTGCCGCTCGCACTGCAGACCCTGGGCTACGACCAGCCCACCATCGACGCCATCGTGGCCTACATCGAGGAGATGGACACCATCGAGGGCGCGCCCGGCCTGAAGGACGAGCACCTGCCGGTCTTCGACTGTGCGTTCACCCCGGCCGGCGGCACCCGCAGCATCCCCTGGCGGGCGCACGTCACGATGATGGCCGCGGCCCAGCCGTTCCTGTCCGGCGCCATCAGCAAGACGGTCAACATGCCCCGGGACACCACGCCCGAGGAGATCGCCATGGCCTACCACGACGGGTGGAAGCTCGGCCTCAAGGCGTTGGCCATCTACCGCGACGGCTCCAAGGATAGCCAGCCGCTGAATACCAAGAAGGACAGCGGCAAGGCCCAGGAGGAAGAGAACGCCACGCCCAAGCCCCGCCGGGAGCGGCTGCCCGACACCCGCGACAGCAAGACGCACAAGTTCAGCGTGGCGGGCCACGAGGGCTACATCACGGTCGGCATGTTCGAGGACGGCCGGCCCGGTGAGCTGTTCATCACCATGGCCAAGGAGGGCAGCACCATCGGCGGCCTGATGGACGCGTTCGGCACGTCGGTGTCGATGAGCCTGCAATACGGCGTGCCGCTGGAGGACTACGTGCGGAAGTTCAGCCACATGCGGTTCGAGCCGCAGGGCCACACCAAGAACCCCGATATCCGCATCGCGAAGAGCCTGATCGACTACATCTTCCGCTGGCTCGGCATCCAGTTCCTGCCGGGCTACAAGGAGGCCCAGCTGGGGCTCGCGCCGGGTGACAGCGGCAAGGGGGAAGGGTCGAGCTCCGAGGGCGAGACCTCCGAGATCAAGCCCAGCGCCACGAAGGCCGCTGGGCGCAATGACCGGCAGGAAGCCACGGCCGGGGCCGGTGGCGGCGAGTCCGCCGCCGCCGGCGCCGCGTCCGCGCCAAGGAACGGCGCGACCAACGGGCACGCCAACGGCGTCGGCTACGAGGTGAACACCGCCTTGCTCGAACGGGCGGGCGCCACGATGGGCAAGTCCGCGAATCGCAACGAGCAGTTCGCCACGTTCCAGGTCGACGCCCCGAGCTGCGACAACTGCGGCAGCATCACGGTCCGCAACGGCAACTGCTACCTGTGCCACAACTGCGGCAACAGCATGGGCTGCAGCTGA